CGCGTGACGCTCAACGACGTCAGCCGAGCGGCAGGTGTTTCGCGCGCGACCGCGTCCCTGGTGGTCCGCGGCAGCGACCGCATCTCCCCGGCCACGACGGCACGGGTGCGCGCGGCCATGGAGCAACTCGGCTACGTGTACGACCGGGGCGCGGCTCAGCTGCGCGGTGGCCGCACCATGACCGTCGGCGTCATCGTGCCCGAGATCCGCAATCCCTACCTGGCCGACCTCCTCATGACCATCGAGCAGTCGCTGAGCGCCCACGGCTACACCTCCCTGATCGCGCACAGCGGCGAGAGCGTGCGGCGGGAGTCGGAGATCCTGGCCACCATGACCGAGCGCCGCGTCGACGGCGTCCTGGTGCACCCGTCGCGGACGCTGGACGACGCTCCCCTGGACGAGCACACGTCGCGGTTCGACATCCCGGTCGTCACCATGATGCGGCGACTGGAGGACCGGTTCTCGTCGGTGACCCCCGACAACGAGCGCGCCGGCGTCCTGATGGGCGAGCACCTGCGCACGCTCGGCGTCCGGTCGGTGACGTTCCTGGGCGGCCCCGCGCACTCGTCCGGACGCGCCGACCGGATCGCCGGGATGCGCACGTCCCTGGGCGAGAGCATCGCCTTCGAGCACGGCGAGCAGACCACCACGGCGACCACCTACTCCGACGCCGGCCGCACGGCGATGGCGCAGATCTTCGAGCGGGGCGAACTCCCCGACGCGGTGGTCGGCTTCAGCGACATCGTGACGATGGGCCTCTACGCGGAACTCCACCAGCGCGGCCTGCTCCCGGGCCGCGACGTCGCGGTGGCGAGCTTCGACGACATCTCCATGGCGTCGTGGCTCACCCCGCCGCTCACCTCCATGGCCGCCGGCGCCGACCAGGTCGGCGTCGCCGCGTCCGAGGAGATCCTCGCCGCGATCGAGCAGGGCCCCGCGCACACCCCGACCCGGCGGCTCATCCCGCCGGAACTGCGCCTGCGGACCTCGACCCTGGGCTGGCGTCCCCGCCCGACCGCCTGAGACGACCGTCGGCGGACCCGCTTCGGCGAGTGGTCGCGGCGCGCTCGAAGGCCCCTGCCAGAATCCGATGGGGTGCCACGGGGTGCGCCAACTCCCGGTCAGCGTCAGACTGGCTCATCCTCCGGATGCGCCCGAGAACGATCGCGAAGGTGTCACACTCAGGGCAACGATCCCAGGGGGGTGCCATGAAGGACGAACCGCAGGAAGTACCCTTCCTGGAGGTGCGAGGCAAGGTGCCCTGCCCCGACAACCCCGACCTGGAACTCCAGAGCGGCGGCTGGCGCAACCACGGACGGTTCGATTCGCTCGCCTACGACCTGGTGATCGTGGACAGGGACCAGCCGGTCCACCCCTCAGGCGACGGGGACGAAGCCGGGGCCACGGTCGCGTCGGCTGAGGGCGGCGAGGCCGCGAAGGACCTCGTTACCGCCGGTCTCGTCGTTATCGGGCTGGGCACCGCGTGGGCTGTGGGGAGATACGGGCCGTCGGCGATCGCCTGGGCCCAACGCGAAGTGCTCCCCCGCGCCCAGGACCTCTGGACGAACGCGTGCAGCGTGCAGCCCTTCCGTCGCTGGTCAACGCTGGGCCGCCGCCAAGCCCTGCCCCTGCAGTTGGAGCCCGGTCTGACCAGCCCCGAGCCCCTGCCGTGGGCGGCCATCGAGCCGGAGTTGGAACCCGCCAGTGACCCGAACCCGCCCAACCCGGAGGCTGGTCCGCAGCCCGCCCCGTGATGAAGGCGAAGACTTCTCCGCAGGTCGTTCGTGGCGCGAGGCCACATGCCCTAGACACGGTCGGGGCGACAGGACTCGAACCTGCGATCTCCTGCTCCCAAAGCAGGCGCGCTAGCCACTACGCTACGCCCCGGTTGACGACGTCACTCTACGGGCACGGCGACCCTGGCCCCTAACCGGGGCTCCCCCGCGCGTCGCCGGCACCCTCCGTTCCCTCGCCCATGCCCCGACCCAGAACGATGAAGCACGGCTTCATCGTGATGAAGTAATCCCCGCTTGTCCTTCATCGTCTCCGGGGTCACCGTGGAGATGTCGAAGGAGTGAAAGGGGTCGACATGCCTGGTATCGAAGTCGTGCTCGCGGCGCTGGTGGTCATCGCGGTGATCGGGCAGTTGGAGCGCACCGAGCGCCGGATGCGGGCCCTGCCGCGGGCGCCCCTGGGCGCCGACGAGGACTCCTTGGCCATCGCCGAGTACCGGCGCGAACTCCGCGAACTGCGCGAGGTCGCACAACGCGCGGATCAGAGGGCCCGCACGGGCGAGCGCTTCAACGCCGCGCTGCGGCACCTATGATCCGCCCATGATCGACGTGTCCCGGTTGCGCGTGTTCCGCGCCGTGGTGGCGGCGGGCTCGATCCAGGCCGCCGCCGCCAGCCTCGGTTACACCCCGTCCGCGGTGAGCCAGCAGGTCGCGGCCCTCAGCCGCGAGACCGGCCTCCCCCTCCTGCAGCGTGTCGGGCGGGGCGTCGAGCCCACCGCGGCCGGACTGCACCTCGCGGAGGCGTCCGCGCCGCTGTTCGCCGAACTGGCCGAGGTCGAGTCCGCCGCCGAGGACCTGCGCACCGGGCGCGTCGGCTCGCTCAGCATGGCCTACTTCACGAGCGCGGCGATGGCGTGGATCCCCGGCGTGGTCGCCGACGTGCTGGCCCATCACCCCGACCTGCGGCTGGACCTGCGCGTCCTGGAGTTGCCCACCGGCGAGGACGATCACGTCGATGTCGAAGTGCTCGTCTCCGACGGCGCCCTCGATCCCGCGCCGGGATTCCGCGCGGTCCCGCTGCTCACCGAGCCCTACGTCGTCGTGCTCCCCCGGACGCACCGGCTGGCCGGGAGCGATCAGGTGGAGGTCGCGGAACTGGCGGGCGAGCGCTGGATCGCGCACGACTCCGCCGACTCCTGGTGCCGACGCCTGACCGAGCGGGCCTGCGTGTCGGCGGGCTTCGTCCCGCAGTACTCGGTGTACACCCACGGCCACACCACGGCGATCGCCTTCGTCGCGGCGGGGATCGGGGTCGCGGCCATGCCGCTGCTGTGCGTCCGCGAACTGCCTCCGGACGCCGTCGCGGTGCCGCTGATCCATCCCACGCCCGAGCGCACGATCCACCTGATGGTGCGCCGCTCGGTCGAGCACACCGCTCCGGTCCGGCGCGCCCTGGCCGGGCTGGTCGCCGCGGCCGCCGCCCACCCCTGAGCGCGCTGCGGGCGGCCGGGGATGCCCGACCGCCCGCGACGGATCAGCGGACGCCGATACGGTCCATCACCACTTCGGCGCGCTCCGCGAAGGTGGCGTGGCCCGACTTCGTGAGGTAACCCGCCTGCCGCAACTTGTTGTCGTGCGCCCGCATCTGGGCGAGGTACTGCGACCGGTTGCGCCAGTTCCGCTCGAACTCGGCCTTCGAGATCGGATGGGCGACGCCGTTCATGTCGAAGGGACGCGCGAACCCGAGGAACTGCGCCAGCGGCAGCTCCATCAGCCCGTAGCGCAGGCCCCCGAGCACGTTGCCGTGGTCGTCGCGGACCAGGGCGCCGGCGGCGTCCCGCTGGAACCACTTCGAGGCGGGGAGTTCCTTGCCGGAGCGGTGGTTGTCGATCAGCGCCTGGGTGGCGGCGATCATGGCCGGCTCCATCGGGTACGGCGTGTAGACCGTCGGGAAGACCCGCTCGGGCCGCCCCGCCTTGCGGAGTTCGGCGTTGTCGGGGACGACGGGCGACATCGAGTAGGTGTGGCCCGTGCCCGAGACCTGCCAGACGCGGGTCTGGTCGTCCAGGGGACGCGGCATGGTCGCCTCGCGCTGGAACAGGGCGGTGTCGGACTCGGAGTCGACGAAGATCCACGGCACGTCGATGTCGACGGGCACGGACGCCGCGGGCGCGCCCTGTCCGGTCGGCTCGCCGTCCCGGATCGCGCGCTCGTTCCAGTTGCCCGCCGCGGTGAGGTAGCCGTCGAAGACGTGCTGACCGGCGTGCGCCGCGGTCACCGGGTTGTGGAAGTGGTTGACGTAGGTGTTGAGGTAGAGCCCCGACTGCGACTGGCCGATGAGGAACACGCCGGTGGGCTTGATGCCGCCGAGGATCTGCCGGCCGGCCTGCGGATCGCGCACCGCGTTCCCCACCTGGGTGAGGATGTCCCACACCAGCCCGGTCTCGGTGCAGGGCACGTCGTCGCCGGCCGCGGTGAACGTGTACGCGCAGGCCGCGGTCAGCGGCTCGTCGTACCAGCTCACCGGCGCGTAGCGCTGCGGGTCGAAGGTGTGGAGGGCGTCGACGTTGACGGGCTTGCTGGTGACGCCGATGTAGGTGTGGCCCTGCTCCAGGACGTCGGTCCACAACCGCCGCCACATGTCCTCGATGTCGTAGCCGTTGGACGCGTTGTAGATGTCGACCAGGACGGTGCCGGACGCCTTCTGCGCCCGCGCCGGGTGCCGGACGAGGATGCGGTTCGTGTAGGGCACCGCGGTCCGGTGCACCGCGAGGGTGCCGTCGGCCCGCGTGTAGACGTTGGCGTGCCCGGTGAGGAAGAACTCCTCCTCCACGAAGCCGTGGGCGGCCAGGTCGACGGGCACCCGGTGGTGATCGGCCGCGTTGAACGGGTAGGAGCCGCCCTCGCGCGGCACGTGGGTCACCGCGGGGACGGCCGTCATCGTGTCGGCTGCGTCGCCCCACGCGGGGCCGGCGGCCGCGGCCGTCGGCGTCATGGTGGCGAGCAGTCCGGCCATTCCGAAGCCGACCAGCGCGCGTCGTACGGATGTTCGCATGTTGCATGCTCCCTTGCATACTCAGTGGACAGGTCGCACAAATCTCCCGGGATTCCACCGTGATTGCACACCGTTGCCACCTATTGCCAGAGCGGTGCAAGCCGTGCCGGAGCCGCGGCCCCCTACCTGCGCAGGGCGCGGGGCGCGTCCCCGGGGACGGTCGCGCGCAGCCGGTGGAGCCTGTCGGTGGCGGCCACGTAGACGTCGCGCCGGTCGGGGCCGCCGAAGCACAGGTTGGCGACCCGTGCCGGGAAGTCGAGGTGCGCCAACTCCTCCCCCTCCGCCGAGAGCACCGTGACCCCGGCCCCGTGCGAGGTCCAGACGGCGCCGTCGGCGTCCACCCGCAGCCCGTCGGCGAACCCGCGTCGCGTCGTGAAGAAGATCCGCCCCTCCCCCACGCGGGAGCCGGCCACCGGGAAAGGCGTGGATGCGCCCCTGCCCGTCGGGGACGCCGGGCTGGTCGGGGCCGGTGTCGGTGACGTACAGCGTGGCACCATCGGGCGAGAACGCCAGCCCGTTGGGCGCGACCAGGTCGGTGACGACCGGCGCGAGGCTGCCGTCGGCGGGATCGAAGCGGAACACGTGGCACGCGCCGTACTCCCGGACGCCGGGGTGGCCCTCCTCGGGCACCTCGATCCCGTAGGCGGGGTCGGTGAACCACAGGGCGCCGTCGGGGCCCACGACGACGT
Above is a window of Propioniciclava coleopterorum DNA encoding:
- a CDS encoding LacI family DNA-binding transcriptional regulator, producing MTRVTLNDVSRAAGVSRATASLVVRGSDRISPATTARVRAAMEQLGYVYDRGAAQLRGGRTMTVGVIVPEIRNPYLADLLMTIEQSLSAHGYTSLIAHSGESVRRESEILATMTERRVDGVLVHPSRTLDDAPLDEHTSRFDIPVVTMMRRLEDRFSSVTPDNERAGVLMGEHLRTLGVRSVTFLGGPAHSSGRADRIAGMRTSLGESIAFEHGEQTTTATTYSDAGRTAMAQIFERGELPDAVVGFSDIVTMGLYAELHQRGLLPGRDVAVASFDDISMASWLTPPLTSMAAGADQVGVAASEEILAAIEQGPAHTPTRRLIPPELRLRTSTLGWRPRPTA
- a CDS encoding alpha/beta hydrolase domain-containing protein gives rise to the protein MRTSVRRALVGFGMAGLLATMTPTAAAAGPAWGDAADTMTAVPAVTHVPREGGSYPFNAADHHRVPVDLAAHGFVEEEFFLTGHANVYTRADGTLAVHRTAVPYTNRILVRHPARAQKASGTVLVDIYNASNGYDIEDMWRRLWTDVLEQGHTYIGVTSKPVNVDALHTFDPQRYAPVSWYDEPLTAACAYTFTAAGDDVPCTETGLVWDILTQVGNAVRDPQAGRQILGGIKPTGVFLIGQSQSGLYLNTYVNHFHNPVTAAHAGQHVFDGYLTAAGNWNERAIRDGEPTGQGAPAASVPVDIDVPWIFVDSESDTALFQREATMPRPLDDQTRVWQVSGTGHTYSMSPVVPDNAELRKAGRPERVFPTVYTPYPMEPAMIAATQALIDNHRSGKELPASKWFQRDAAGALVRDDHGNVLGGLRYGLMELPLAQFLGFARPFDMNGVAHPISKAEFERNWRNRSQYLAQMRAHDNKLRQAGYLTKSGHATFAERAEVVMDRIGVR
- a CDS encoding LysR family transcriptional regulator; the protein is MIDVSRLRVFRAVVAAGSIQAAAASLGYTPSAVSQQVAALSRETGLPLLQRVGRGVEPTAAGLHLAEASAPLFAELAEVESAAEDLRTGRVGSLSMAYFTSAAMAWIPGVVADVLAHHPDLRLDLRVLELPTGEDDHVDVEVLVSDGALDPAPGFRAVPLLTEPYVVVLPRTHRLAGSDQVEVAELAGERWIAHDSADSWCRRLTERACVSAGFVPQYSVYTHGHTTAIAFVAAGIGVAAMPLLCVRELPPDAVAVPLIHPTPERTIHLMVRRSVEHTAPVRRALAGLVAAAAAHP
- a CDS encoding SMP-30/gluconolactonase/LRE family protein — its product is MAGSRVGEGRIFFTTRRGFADGLRVDADGAVWTSHGAGVTVLSAEGEELAHLDFPARVANLCFGGPDRRDVYVAATDRLHRLRATVPGDAPRALRR